Proteins encoded together in one Tripterygium wilfordii isolate XIE 37 chromosome 14, ASM1340144v1, whole genome shotgun sequence window:
- the LOC120015175 gene encoding uncharacterized tRNA/rRNA methyltransferase YsgA, whose translation MEIESYVVVHNIAKRHNVGTLARSATAFGVTELILVGRRDFNAFGCHGSTSHVRFRHFHSLNDARLFLKEKNCDICGVEITDGALPVNDHPFKRSTAFLLGNEGTGLSAKECEICDFFVYIPQYGSGTASLNVTVAASIVLHHFGVWAGFSERTRDGNKFIVAERPVKQGRRNYCAETSDSVIEERKLKKENGSNAFFDESKSGESSSNMLDVLFGGD comes from the exons ATGGAGATAGAGAGCTACGTGGTGGTGCATAATATAGCGAAGAGGCACAACGTCGGCACACTCGCAAGGAGTGCGACGGCGTTCGGAGTGACCGAGCTCATACTAGTTGGCCGCAGAGACTTCAACGCATTCGGCTGCCACGGCTCCACCTCCCACGTCCGCTTCCGCCACTTCCATTCCCTCAACGACGCCCGCCTCTTCCTCAAG GAGAAGAATTGCGACATTTGCGGTGTTGAAATTACTGATGGTGCTTTGCCTGTTAACGACCATCCCTTCAAGAGGAGCACTGCGTTCCTCCTTGGCAATGAG GGCACTGGACTTTCTGCTAAAGAATGTGAGATATgcgatttttttgtttatatccCTCAGTATGGCTCCGGCACTGCTTCGTTGAATGTTACTGTTGCGGCTTCTATTGTACTCCATCACTTCGGAG TCTGGGCAGGCTTCTCCGAGAGGACGCGTGATGGAAACAAGTTTATTGTGGCTGAGAGACCCGTGAAACAAGGGCGACGTAATTATTGTGCGGAGACATCCGATTCTGTCATTGAGGAgaggaaattaaaaaaagaaaacggTTCCAATGCTTTCTTTGATGAGAGCAAGAGTGGTGAATCATCTTCTAATATGCTGGATGTGTTATTTGGTGGTGATTGA
- the LOC120015174 gene encoding uncharacterized protein LOC120015174: MFHNNQKSFMLSLVGRKLRQLCSRIKLLLTWKRPRPKVVIRRFGKLNRKCMTKLQAGTRKSSGKLGRVGSERPIRIASFNVAMFSLAPAVPKAEDSFTFCHKPEDYLMFKNVDYHHPKSILKQSPLHATGRSPEHLSGENKLLRPKLKVSINLPDNEISLAQTSGMVTKRIHGSDVLMRSPVYFPFNMNMSDGMCEETSSSRSILEVLRELDADILCLQDVKAEEERGMKPLSDLADALGMKYVFAESWAPEYGNTVLSRWPIKRWTVKRIADDDDFRNVIKATIDVPQAGELDVYCTQLDHLDERWRMKQINAIIRSNDSPHILAGGLNSLTGSDYSIERWMDIVKYYEDLGKPTPRIEVMKFLKEKNYIDAKDFAGECEPVVIIAKGQNVQGTCKYGTRVDYILASPDSSYEFVPGSYSVISSKGTSDHHIVKVDILMLGRSSQRSALRRQPNVKQKIVRITRSCSSRGLCKLSP; this comes from the exons ATGTTTCACAACAATCAAAAGTCTTTTATGTTGAGTCTTGTTGGCAGGAAGCTCCGGCAGCTCTGCTCGAGGATAAAGTTGCTGCTGACTTGGAAACGTCCAAGGCCAAAAGTAGTCATCAGAAGGTTTGGAAAGCTCAACAGAAAGTGCATGACTAAATTGCAAGCAGGCACCCGCAAATCATCTGGTAAACTGGGTCGAGTTGGCTCTGAGAGGCCGATTCGAATTGCATCATTCAACGTTGCCATGTTCTCCCTTGCACCCGCAGTTCCAAAAGCTGAGGACTCGTTTACGTTCTGTCATAAGCCGGAGGACTACTTGATGTTCAAAAATGTTGATTATCATCATCCCAAGAGTATACTGAAGCAATCTCCGTTGCACGCCACAGGGAGAAGTCCCGAGCATCTCTCTGGGGAAAACAAGTTGCTGAGGCCAAAATTGAAGGTTTCAATTAATCTCCCTGATAATGAGATCTCATTGGCTCAAACGTCGGGCATGGTCACGAAAAGAATCCATGGAAGTGATGTTTTGATGAGGTCCCCAGTGTACTTCCCTTTCAATATGAATATGAGTGATGGTATGTGTGAAGAGACCTCAAGCAGTAGAAGTATTCTGGAAGTGCTAAGAGAATTGGATGCTGATATACTGTGTCTGCAAGATGTTAAGGCAGAAGAAGAGAGAGGCATGAAACCTCTGTCTGATTTGGCTGATGCTTTGGGGATGAAATATGTTTTTGCTGAGAGCTGGGCTCCAGAATATGGAAATACTGTCTTATCAAGATGGCCGATAAAGAGATGGACGGTAAAAAGGATtgcggatgatgatgatttcaG GAATGTGATAAAGGCCACCATTGATGTGCCACAAGCAGGAGAATTAGACGTTTACTGCACCCAGCTTGACCATTTGGATGAAAGATGGAGAATGAAGCAGATAAACGCAATTATTCGATCAAATGACTCTCCCCATATCTTGGCAGGAGGTCTGAATTCTCTGACTGGATCAGATTATTCAATAGAGAGATGGATGGACATTGTCAAG TACTATGAAGACCTTGGAAAGCCTACACCGAGGATTGAAGTTATGAAGtttctgaaagaaaaaaattacatagaTGCCAAGGACTTTGCAGGGGAATGCGAGCCAGTGGTCATCATTGCCAAAGGCCAAA ATGTGCAGGGGACATGTAAATATGGCACGCGAGTAGATTACATCTTGGCATCACCAGACTCGTCATATGAGTTTGTTCCGGGATCATACTCAGTGATCTCATCCAAAGGTACCTCTGACCACCACATAGTTAAGGTTGATATCTTAATGTTAGGTAGGAGTTCTCAAAGAAGTGCCCTTAGACGACAACCTAACGTCAAGCAGAAAATTGTAAGAATAACCCGCTCTTGCTCTTCTAGAGGTCTATGTAAACTGAGCCCTTAA
- the LOC120015176 gene encoding protein DMP2-like codes for MAKTSSIQNKTFTGVGNFVKFLPTGTVFMFQFLNPLLTNNGHCHTINKYLTGFLVGVCGFSCCFASFTDSYTGSDGLTHYGIVTAKGLWPSRNSDSVNLSNYKLRFGDFVHAFFSLIVFAVLALLDSNTVNCFYPSFESTEKALMMALPPAIGAISGVVFMLFPNNRHGIGYPSSDDKSQKS; via the coding sequence ATGGCCAAAACTAGCTCAATCCAGAACAAGACGTTCACCGGAGTTGGTAACTTCGTAAAGTTCCTCCCAACCGGAACAGTTTTCATGTTTCAATTCCTTAATCCTCTCTTAACCAACAATGGTCATTGCCACACCATCAACAAGTACCTTACCGGCTTTCTCGTAGGGGTTTGTGGCTTTTCTTGCTGTTTTGCTTCTTTCACAGACAGTTACACCGGCAGTGATGGTCTCACTCACTATGGAATTGTTACTGCAAAAGGACTTTGGCCATCTCGAAACTCTGACTCAGTGAACTTGTCGAATTACAAGCTGCGTTTTGGGGACTTTGTTCATGCTttcttttcattgattgtgTTTGCTGTTTTGGCTCTCCTGGATTCCAACACAGTGAACTGCTTTTATCCATCTTTTGAGTCCACTGAGAAGGCTTTGATGATGGCTTTGCCACCTGCCATAGGTGCCATTTCTGGGGTGGTGTTCATGTTGTTCCCTAACAATCGCCACGGAATCGGGTACCCTTCAAGTGATGACAAGTCACAAAAGTCCTAA